In Oncorhynchus clarkii lewisi isolate Uvic-CL-2024 chromosome 24, UVic_Ocla_1.0, whole genome shotgun sequence, one DNA window encodes the following:
- the LOC139382696 gene encoding dixin-A-like isoform X1 — protein MGAKQMKCLSSASPAHSPKEEYIIAQSTDTPKEAFISAQSEDHAEPGDNKSELTERKSDTEEVLSLCGLCPATGHGVPEEERSWEEQLECHQEQLEKEMQEARRMVFRLQALLLHGSLPEDEQDVSLGFGDSRANSEQQLVLIRSRLDQSMEEALDLKRELLRHKQEARHLQAIKDALQQRMSVQEAAVLQLKQELLRCSMGKEQLEGENAELKRKLSDRNKLLNEYEQQLGKKDRLLQQQQMKLDDARHNSNEGSHRSSRSENSGYSNSVSPPPGPAFQHTAQGEELQLVREALRSLRDGFSGHDPQHHTLDTLEQGVASLMDRLYTLDTRRRQQDREGHTQQYTQKTTEGPYKSPGRRANPTDRDSWPPSSKIAHSHSSPGLDSTVSTKVLYFTDRSLTPFLVNISKRLGEVTLRDFKAAVDRQGSFRYHFKALDPEFGTVKEEVFQDGALVPGWEGKIVAWVEEDHGERR, from the exons CCTCAGTTCAGCCAGCCCTGCACACTCCCCTAAAGAAGAGTACATCATCGCTCAGTCCACAGACACTCCTAAAGAAGCATTTATCTCAGCTCAATCTGAAGACCATGCCGAGCCTGGGGATAACAAATCAGAGTTGACGGAAAGGAAATCTGATACAG AAGAGGTGTTGTCTCTCTGTGGCCTGTGTCCTGCCACAGGGCATGGTGtgccagaggaggagagatcatgGGAGGAGCAGCTGGAGTGTCACCAGGAGCAGCTGGAAAAGGAGATGCAGGAGGCCAGGAGGATGGTGTTCCGCCTGCAG gcTCTACTGCTGCACGGCTCTCTCCCTGAGGACGAGCAGGACGTCTCCCTGGGCTTCGGGGATAGCAGAGCTAACTCTGAGCAGCAGCTG GTTCTAATCCGCAGTCGTCTGGACCAAAGCATGGAGGAGGCTCTTGATCTGAAG AGGGAGCTTCTGAGGCACAAGCAAGAGGCACGCCACCTTCAGGCTATTAAG GATGCTCTTCAGCAGCGTATGTCTGTACAGGAGGCTGCGGTGCTGCAGCTGAAGCAGGAGCTACTGAGGTGCAGCATGGGCAAAGAGCAACTGGAGGGGGAGAAC GCAGAGCTCAAACGGAAGTTGAGCGATCGGAACAAACTACTCAATGAgtatgag CAGCAACTTGGAAAAAAGGATAGACTACTTCAGCAACAGCAAATGAAACTGGATGATGCTCGGCACAACTCTAATGAAGGAAGCCACAGG TCATCTAGGAGTGAGAATAGTGGGTACAGTAACTCTGTGAGCCCACCCCCTGGTCCGGCCTTCCAACACACAGCT CAGGGAGAGGAACTGCAGCTGGTGAGGGAGGCCCTGCGCAGTCTGAGGGATGGTTTCTCAGGTCACGACCCTCAGCATCACACCCTGGACACACTGGAGCAAGGGGTGGCCAGTCTCATGGACCGCCTATACACACTCGACACACGCCGCAGgcagcaggacagagagggacacacacaacaatacacacagaagACCACAGAG GGTCCATACAAGTCACCAGGACGAAGAGCCAACCCCACAGACAGGGATTCATGGCCACCCAGCTCAA AAATAGCTCACTCCCACAGTAGTCCTGGCCTGGACTCCACAGTCTCCACTAAAGTCCTCTACTTCACTGATCGTTCACTCACTCCTTTCCTGGTCAACATCTCCAAAAG gcTGGGGGAGGTGACTCTGAGAGACTTCAAGGCAGCGGTGGACCGCCAGGGTAGCTTCAGGTACCACTTCAAAGCCCTCGACCCAGAGTTTGGGACTGTGAAGGAGGAG
- the LOC139382696 gene encoding dixin-A-like isoform X2, with protein sequence MGAKQMKCLSSASPAHSPKEEYIIAQSTDTPKEAFISAQSEDHAEPGDNKSELTERKSDTEVLSLCGLCPATGHGVPEEERSWEEQLECHQEQLEKEMQEARRMVFRLQALLLHGSLPEDEQDVSLGFGDSRANSEQQLVLIRSRLDQSMEEALDLKRELLRHKQEARHLQAIKDALQQRMSVQEAAVLQLKQELLRCSMGKEQLEGENAELKRKLSDRNKLLNEYEQQLGKKDRLLQQQQMKLDDARHNSNEGSHRSSRSENSGYSNSVSPPPGPAFQHTAQGEELQLVREALRSLRDGFSGHDPQHHTLDTLEQGVASLMDRLYTLDTRRRQQDREGHTQQYTQKTTEGPYKSPGRRANPTDRDSWPPSSKIAHSHSSPGLDSTVSTKVLYFTDRSLTPFLVNISKRLGEVTLRDFKAAVDRQGSFRYHFKALDPEFGTVKEEVFQDGALVPGWEGKIVAWVEEDHGERR encoded by the exons CCTCAGTTCAGCCAGCCCTGCACACTCCCCTAAAGAAGAGTACATCATCGCTCAGTCCACAGACACTCCTAAAGAAGCATTTATCTCAGCTCAATCTGAAGACCATGCCGAGCCTGGGGATAACAAATCAGAGTTGACGGAAAGGAAATCTGATACAG AGGTGTTGTCTCTCTGTGGCCTGTGTCCTGCCACAGGGCATGGTGtgccagaggaggagagatcatgGGAGGAGCAGCTGGAGTGTCACCAGGAGCAGCTGGAAAAGGAGATGCAGGAGGCCAGGAGGATGGTGTTCCGCCTGCAG gcTCTACTGCTGCACGGCTCTCTCCCTGAGGACGAGCAGGACGTCTCCCTGGGCTTCGGGGATAGCAGAGCTAACTCTGAGCAGCAGCTG GTTCTAATCCGCAGTCGTCTGGACCAAAGCATGGAGGAGGCTCTTGATCTGAAG AGGGAGCTTCTGAGGCACAAGCAAGAGGCACGCCACCTTCAGGCTATTAAG GATGCTCTTCAGCAGCGTATGTCTGTACAGGAGGCTGCGGTGCTGCAGCTGAAGCAGGAGCTACTGAGGTGCAGCATGGGCAAAGAGCAACTGGAGGGGGAGAAC GCAGAGCTCAAACGGAAGTTGAGCGATCGGAACAAACTACTCAATGAgtatgag CAGCAACTTGGAAAAAAGGATAGACTACTTCAGCAACAGCAAATGAAACTGGATGATGCTCGGCACAACTCTAATGAAGGAAGCCACAGG TCATCTAGGAGTGAGAATAGTGGGTACAGTAACTCTGTGAGCCCACCCCCTGGTCCGGCCTTCCAACACACAGCT CAGGGAGAGGAACTGCAGCTGGTGAGGGAGGCCCTGCGCAGTCTGAGGGATGGTTTCTCAGGTCACGACCCTCAGCATCACACCCTGGACACACTGGAGCAAGGGGTGGCCAGTCTCATGGACCGCCTATACACACTCGACACACGCCGCAGgcagcaggacagagagggacacacacaacaatacacacagaagACCACAGAG GGTCCATACAAGTCACCAGGACGAAGAGCCAACCCCACAGACAGGGATTCATGGCCACCCAGCTCAA AAATAGCTCACTCCCACAGTAGTCCTGGCCTGGACTCCACAGTCTCCACTAAAGTCCTCTACTTCACTGATCGTTCACTCACTCCTTTCCTGGTCAACATCTCCAAAAG gcTGGGGGAGGTGACTCTGAGAGACTTCAAGGCAGCGGTGGACCGCCAGGGTAGCTTCAGGTACCACTTCAAAGCCCTCGACCCAGAGTTTGGGACTGTGAAGGAGGAG
- the LOC139382696 gene encoding dixin-A-like isoform X3, with translation MGAKQMKCLSSASPAHSPKEEYIIAQSTDTPKEAFISAQSEDHAEPGDNKSELTERKSDTEEVLSLCGLCPATGHGVPEEERSWEEQLECHQEQLEKEMQEARRMVFRLQALLLHGSLPEDEQDVSLGFGDSRANSEQQLVLIRSRLDQSMEEALDLKRELLRHKQEARHLQAIKDALQQRMSVQEAAVLQLKQELLRCSMGKEQLEGENAELKRKLSDRNKLLNEYEQQLGKKDRLLQQQQMKLDDARHNSNEGSHRSSRSENSGYSNSVSPPPGPAFQHTAQGEELQLVREALRSLRDGFSGHDPQHHTLDTLEQGVASLMDRLYTLDTRRRQQDREGHTQQYTQKTTEGPYKSPGRRANPTDRDSWPPSSKIAHSHSSPGLDSTVSTKVLYFTDRSLTPFLVNISKRSVYHDAI, from the exons CCTCAGTTCAGCCAGCCCTGCACACTCCCCTAAAGAAGAGTACATCATCGCTCAGTCCACAGACACTCCTAAAGAAGCATTTATCTCAGCTCAATCTGAAGACCATGCCGAGCCTGGGGATAACAAATCAGAGTTGACGGAAAGGAAATCTGATACAG AAGAGGTGTTGTCTCTCTGTGGCCTGTGTCCTGCCACAGGGCATGGTGtgccagaggaggagagatcatgGGAGGAGCAGCTGGAGTGTCACCAGGAGCAGCTGGAAAAGGAGATGCAGGAGGCCAGGAGGATGGTGTTCCGCCTGCAG gcTCTACTGCTGCACGGCTCTCTCCCTGAGGACGAGCAGGACGTCTCCCTGGGCTTCGGGGATAGCAGAGCTAACTCTGAGCAGCAGCTG GTTCTAATCCGCAGTCGTCTGGACCAAAGCATGGAGGAGGCTCTTGATCTGAAG AGGGAGCTTCTGAGGCACAAGCAAGAGGCACGCCACCTTCAGGCTATTAAG GATGCTCTTCAGCAGCGTATGTCTGTACAGGAGGCTGCGGTGCTGCAGCTGAAGCAGGAGCTACTGAGGTGCAGCATGGGCAAAGAGCAACTGGAGGGGGAGAAC GCAGAGCTCAAACGGAAGTTGAGCGATCGGAACAAACTACTCAATGAgtatgag CAGCAACTTGGAAAAAAGGATAGACTACTTCAGCAACAGCAAATGAAACTGGATGATGCTCGGCACAACTCTAATGAAGGAAGCCACAGG TCATCTAGGAGTGAGAATAGTGGGTACAGTAACTCTGTGAGCCCACCCCCTGGTCCGGCCTTCCAACACACAGCT CAGGGAGAGGAACTGCAGCTGGTGAGGGAGGCCCTGCGCAGTCTGAGGGATGGTTTCTCAGGTCACGACCCTCAGCATCACACCCTGGACACACTGGAGCAAGGGGTGGCCAGTCTCATGGACCGCCTATACACACTCGACACACGCCGCAGgcagcaggacagagagggacacacacaacaatacacacagaagACCACAGAG GGTCCATACAAGTCACCAGGACGAAGAGCCAACCCCACAGACAGGGATTCATGGCCACCCAGCTCAA AAATAGCTCACTCCCACAGTAGTCCTGGCCTGGACTCCACAGTCTCCACTAAAGTCCTCTACTTCACTGATCGTTCACTCACTCCTTTCCTGGTCAACATCTCCAAAAG ATCAGTGTACCATGATGCCATTTGA